The genome window CGAGACGAAATGGGTGGCCACGGTTGGGCTGGTCACCTACATGGGCGAGTATTTCGTGGAGTGGTCGGCGCTCATGGCCACCGCGTTCGTCATCACCCTGGTCCCGGCGGTCCTCTTCCTGAGGACGCAGCGGTACATGATGGCCGGCATCACACAGGGAGCGATCAAGGCGTGACGCTCAAGGTCGGCGTCGTGGGTGCGGGCCTGCTCGGCGCCCGGCACGCCCGTGCTTACAGCGAACTGCCGGAGTGCCATCTGGTCGCCGTGTGCGACCTGGATCTCCGGCGCGCGGAGGAGGTCGCGACCCGATTCGGCGCGAGAGCCTTCACGGATCTCGGCGAGATGCTCGAGGCAGGTGTGGAGGCGGTGTCGGTGGCCACCCCGGATCACGCCCACTGCGTACCGGTGACCGCCTGCCTCGACGCCGGAGCGCACGTGTTGGTGGAGAAGCCCCTGACCATCGATCCGGACGAGGCGCGGATGCTGGTCGCCAAGGCCGACGACGTGCGCAGGGTGCTCATGGTCAACTACAGTCAGCGCTGGCTCCCCGAGCACCGGCGCATCGAAGCGTTGCTCGCCGGCGGCACCCTGGGGGACCTTGCGTTTGTCGAATCCCACCGGTGGGACGCCGCCTGGGTCCCGGGGCGGATGATCGCGGGGTGGGCGGCCCGCACCACGCCGATTCATTTCATGTCGAGCCACGATATCGACCTCATCCTCCACTGGACCGGCCGGCGCGTCCGCAGCGTGTATGCCGCCTCGCACCGCGGTGCGCTCTCCCAGGAGGGCGTCATGGACGGGATTGATGCACTATTGTCTTTGGACGGCGGCGCCCGCGTGAGCCTGCACTCGTCCTGGATCCTCCCGGAGACCTTCCCGGCCGCGGCGGACACGCGGCTGGAGCTGCTGGGCGCCCGCGGGGGGCTGTTTCTGGATGGCAACGCGCGAATGCTGCGCTTGTACACTCCGGAGCGCGGCGAGTCGATCGTGTTCGCGGGGCCGCGGACGGCGGATGAGGTGCACGGACGTCTCGCCGGGGCGTTCGTGGAATCGTTGCGGTCGTTCGTGTCGGCGATCTCTGCGGGCGACCTCGAGCCGTCTACGTCGGCGGCGCGCACGCTCCACGTCGTCGAGGTCCAGGCGGCCATCCTGGCTTCGGCGGCGCGCGGCCGGGTCGTGGAGCTCGCGTGATGCAGATCATGAGGCCGGTGATCACGGAGGGCGATGAGCCATGAAGATGTCGGATCTGCGAATCGACCTGGTGAACATCCCCTACGTGGAGACGATCTCCTCGGCCTCGTCCAAAGCGGGCGGGGCCACGAAATGTATCGTCCGGCTCAGGACAGACGAAGATGTGGAGGGGCTCGGCGAAGCTCCAGGGGGCCAGGCGTTGCGGGACGACATTACCCGGGCCTTCCAGAGCGTGCGCGGTGAAGATCCGTTCCGGATCGAGGCAATCCTGGAACGGTTACCGGGGTCACACCGCGGCCTCTACGGTCCGAGCCCCACGGCCATGTCCGCGATCGAGATGGCGATCTGGGACATCATCGGCAAGACGCTCGGCCGTCCGATCAGCGACCTGTGGGGCGGCCGGTACCGGGGGGAGGTCCCCGTCTGCGCGCCGCTCTTCACGCACGAGGAACGCGAGACCGATTTCTCCTCGGCGACGGTGGCGCTGGCGGACGAGGTCGTGTCCCGGTACGGCTTCGGGGCGGTGAAGGTCAAAGCGGGGGTGTACCGTCCCGGATCCGAGATCCCGGCGTTGCGCGCCCTGCGGCGCAGGTTCGGCGCCGACCTCGCGATTCGCATTGACCCGAACGGGGTGTGGTCTCCGGAGGAGAGTATCCGGATCGGGCACCAGGTGCTGGATCTGGACCTGGAGTGGATGGAGGATCCGACCTGGGGCATCGAAGGGATGCAGCGGGTGCGGGCCAGCGTGGCCATCCCCCTTGCCACCAACATGTGCGTGCGCAACTTCGACGAGGTGCCGGTCGCCTTCCGGGCCCAGGCCGCCGACGTCGTCCTGGGGGATCCTCGGATCTGGGGCGGTATCTGGCCGACGCGGAAGTTGGGCGCCCTCTGCGAGGGGCTGAACTGGGGGTTTGGCCTCCACAGTTCGCACGAGCTCGGCATCGCGACCGCCGCGCGGCTGCACCTCGCCGCGGGCTGCGCACATTTGAGTTATCCCATAGATGTGACCCATTGGTTCCATGCGGAGGACGTGGTCACGGGCGGGCCGTTCCCCATCAGGAACGGTCGCATCACCGTCCCCACGGCGCCAGGGCTCGGGGTCGAGCTCGACACGGACGCGCTGGCGCGGGCTACAGCCCGCTGTGAGCGAGAGGGCGAGTATCCCACGGTCGTGACCAACCCGTCCCGCTACCGGTGGTGGACCTAGTGCGGCGTTTCGTGTCATCCGATCCCGGCGATCCTCTGCGTGATTCCCTAGGGGGTTTCGTGCACGGTCAGCGAGAATGTTGAGCGCGAGCCATGCTCAAAGGGGGAACGTATGACGGACCGCGAGGGAGCCGCCCAGCCGGCATTGGCGGGTGGCGTCATTGAGAAGTTCAACGCCAGCCTGCACGGTGAACTCATCCGCCCTGACAGCGGCAGCTACGACGAGGCCCGCAAGGTCTGGAACGGGATGATCGACCGGCGGCCGGCGCTGATCGTCCGCTGCGCCGCCCTCGAGGATGTGCAGAACGCCATTCGGTTCGCTCGGAGTTATGGGCTGCTCACCGCGGTGCGCGGCGGGGGCCATAACGCCGCCGGGTTCGCGGTGTGCGACGGTGGCCTGGTCATCGATCTCTCACAGATGAGGGGGATCCGTGTCGATCCGAAGGCGCGCACGGCGCGCGCCCAAGCCGGCGCCACCTGGGGCGACTTCGATCGCGAGACCCAGGCGTTCGGTCTGGCCACGACGGGGGGCGCCATTTCCACGACCGGGATCGCCGGGCTCACGCTCGGCGGCGGTCTCGGCTGGCTGATGCGCAGCTACGGGTTGGCCTGCGACAACCTGTTGTCCGTCGAGTTGGTCACCGCCGACGGCCGGGTGCTCATGGCCAGTCCGACCGAGAACCCGGACCTGTTCTGGGGCGTGCGTGGCGGAGGCGGCAACTTCGGCGTCGTCACGTCGTTCGAGTATCGCCTCCATCCCGTGGGACCGATGCTCGGCGGATTGCTGATCCATCCCCTGGAACGGGCGCGCGAGGTCCTTCAGTATTACCGCGAGGTCAGCCAATCCGCTCCGGACGAGCTGACGGTCTTCGCCGCCCTGATGACGACGCCCGACGGGGTCCCGGTCATCGGCTTGGCCCTCTGCTACAACGGGCCGGCGGCCGTGGGGGAGAAAACCCTGCACGCGCTCCGGTCGTTTGGGCCGCCGGTCGCGGATCAGGTCGGGCCGATGCCCTATACCGCCATCCAAAGCATGCTGGATGCGGGGTTCCCCGCCGGCCTTCAGGTCTATTGGCGGTCGGATTTTCTGAAGGGTCTCGGCGACGAGACCATCGACACGATCCTCACCCGGTTCGCCAAGCGGACCTCGCCGCTCTCCCTGATGATCATTGAGCAGTTTGGCGGCGCGGTCAGCCGCGTCGGCCGGGAGGACACGGCGTTTGAGTATCGAGACGCACAGTACAATCTGGCGATCATCTCGAGATGGACGGATCCCCGAGAATCGGACCCGCACATCCGTTGGGCGCGAGAGACGTGGGAAGCCATGCGGCCGTTCGCGACCGGGGTCTACGTGAACTACCTGGGCGAGGAGGGCGAGAGTCGGATCAGGGCGGCGTACGGCCCGGCCAAG of bacterium contains these proteins:
- a CDS encoding Gfo/Idh/MocA family oxidoreductase, coding for MTLKVGVVGAGLLGARHARAYSELPECHLVAVCDLDLRRAEEVATRFGARAFTDLGEMLEAGVEAVSVATPDHAHCVPVTACLDAGAHVLVEKPLTIDPDEARMLVAKADDVRRVLMVNYSQRWLPEHRRIEALLAGGTLGDLAFVESHRWDAAWVPGRMIAGWAARTTPIHFMSSHDIDLILHWTGRRVRSVYAASHRGALSQEGVMDGIDALLSLDGGARVSLHSSWILPETFPAAADTRLELLGARGGLFLDGNARMLRLYTPERGESIVFAGPRTADEVHGRLAGAFVESLRSFVSAISAGDLEPSTSAARTLHVVEVQAAILASAARGRVVELA
- a CDS encoding FAD-binding oxidoreductase, whose product is MTDREGAAQPALAGGVIEKFNASLHGELIRPDSGSYDEARKVWNGMIDRRPALIVRCAALEDVQNAIRFARSYGLLTAVRGGGHNAAGFAVCDGGLVIDLSQMRGIRVDPKARTARAQAGATWGDFDRETQAFGLATTGGAISTTGIAGLTLGGGLGWLMRSYGLACDNLLSVELVTADGRVLMASPTENPDLFWGVRGGGGNFGVVTSFEYRLHPVGPMLGGLLIHPLERAREVLQYYREVSQSAPDELTVFAALMTTPDGVPVIGLALCYNGPAAVGEKTLHALRSFGPPVADQVGPMPYTAIQSMLDAGFPAGLQVYWRSDFLKGLGDETIDTILTRFAKRTSPLSLMIIEQFGGAVSRVGREDTAFEYRDAQYNLAIISRWTDPRESDPHIRWARETWEAMRPFATGVYVNYLGEEGESRIRAAYGPAKYERLVALKNTYDPGNFFRLNQNIKPA
- a CDS encoding enolase C-terminal domain-like protein, which produces MKMSDLRIDLVNIPYVETISSASSKAGGATKCIVRLRTDEDVEGLGEAPGGQALRDDITRAFQSVRGEDPFRIEAILERLPGSHRGLYGPSPTAMSAIEMAIWDIIGKTLGRPISDLWGGRYRGEVPVCAPLFTHEERETDFSSATVALADEVVSRYGFGAVKVKAGVYRPGSEIPALRALRRRFGADLAIRIDPNGVWSPEESIRIGHQVLDLDLEWMEDPTWGIEGMQRVRASVAIPLATNMCVRNFDEVPVAFRAQAADVVLGDPRIWGGIWPTRKLGALCEGLNWGFGLHSSHELGIATAARLHLAAGCAHLSYPIDVTHWFHAEDVVTGGPFPIRNGRITVPTAPGLGVELDTDALARATARCEREGEYPTVVTNPSRYRWWT